From a region of the bacterium genome:
- a CDS encoding glutamate synthase subunit beta produces the protein MGKPTGFMEYKRTSYPERAIPERLKDYKELYLEYPEEEIKKQGARCMDCGVPFCHQGCPLGNLIPNWNDMVYKNQWKDAIDELHATNNFPEFTGLLCPAPCEGSCVLGIHEPPVTIKYLEFNIIDHAFKEGWVKPLPPKSKTGKKVAVVGSGPAGLACAQELARAGHSVTVFERDDKIGGLLRYGIPDFKMEKYRIDTRMEQMTAEGVTFKTSVNVGVDITADQLKKDFDAVALCGGSTIPRDLPIPGREFKNIHFAMEYLTRQNRLNAGMEVKDAINVKDKNVIIIGGGDTGADCLGTAHRQGAKSIHQIELLSRPPETRDAKNPWPQWPVIYRVSTAHAEGGVREFAILTKNFEGDANGVKKLNAVKIEWTQDANGKTSFKEIPGSEFSLPADYVFLAMGFVGPDKKNLLTDLKLEIDERGNVKADKNKMTSVKGVFTAGDMRRGQSLIVWAIAEGRQCAKAIDEHLMGYSELRG, from the coding sequence TTTAAAAGATTATAAGGAACTCTATCTCGAGTATCCCGAAGAAGAAATCAAGAAACAAGGCGCCCGTTGTATGGATTGTGGCGTGCCCTTTTGCCATCAGGGCTGCCCCTTAGGAAACTTAATCCCCAATTGGAACGACATGGTGTACAAAAATCAATGGAAAGATGCCATTGATGAACTGCATGCCACCAATAATTTTCCGGAATTTACCGGTCTCCTCTGCCCCGCTCCCTGCGAAGGTTCGTGCGTGCTGGGTATACATGAGCCACCTGTTACCATTAAATATCTCGAATTTAATATTATCGACCATGCTTTTAAAGAAGGCTGGGTAAAACCGCTGCCTCCAAAAAGTAAAACGGGCAAAAAAGTGGCTGTAGTAGGTAGCGGCCCTGCAGGACTTGCTTGTGCGCAGGAATTAGCGCGTGCCGGTCATAGCGTTACCGTTTTTGAACGTGATGATAAAATCGGTGGCCTCCTCCGTTATGGTATCCCTGATTTTAAAATGGAAAAATACCGTATTGATACGCGTATGGAACAGATGACAGCCGAAGGCGTTACCTTTAAGACCAGCGTGAATGTAGGTGTAGACATCACCGCCGACCAACTTAAAAAAGATTTTGATGCTGTTGCCTTGTGCGGTGGATCAACCATCCCTCGTGATCTCCCCATCCCCGGCCGTGAGTTTAAAAACATTCATTTTGCGATGGAATATTTAACTCGCCAGAACCGTCTTAATGCCGGCATGGAAGTTAAAGATGCCATCAATGTAAAAGATAAAAATGTGATTATCATCGGTGGTGGTGATACCGGTGCCGATTGTTTGGGTACTGCTCACCGTCAGGGGGCTAAAAGCATTCATCAGATTGAACTTTTAAGCCGTCCTCCCGAAACACGCGATGCTAAAAACCCCTGGCCACAATGGCCGGTGATTTACCGTGTGTCCACGGCCCACGCCGAAGGTGGCGTGCGTGAATTTGCCATCCTCACCAAAAATTTTGAAGGTGATGCAAACGGTGTTAAAAAACTTAACGCTGTAAAAATTGAATGGACGCAAGATGCCAATGGCAAAACCAGCTTTAAAGAAATCCCGGGCAGCGAATTTAGCTTACCGGCCGATTATGTCTTTTTAGCCATGGGTTTTGTGGGCCCCGATAAAAAGAATCTTTTAACCGATCTCAAACTCGAAATCGACGAACGCGGCAATGTAAAAGCCGATAAAAACAAGATGACGAGCGTAAAAGGTGTCTTTACTGCTGGTGACATGCGCCGCGGTCAATCGCTGATTGTTTGGGCCATTGCCGAAGGCCGCCAGTGTGCCAAAGCTATTGATGAGCATTTGATGGGGTATTCGGAATTACGGGGATGA
- the mqnE gene encoding aminofutalosine synthase MqnE, with translation MDPFLQSIEHKIDNAIRLTTDDALKLYETNDLVALGKLANKVREKKHGSKTYYIVNKHIDYSNVCVLSCKFCAFYRRKGEEGSFEYSIQDIVNKVKSGVPKGITEVHIVGGFHPTHPWEFYTGMVQAIKKEAPHVHVKAFTAAEIRYFSKRFKKTEEQVLKELMVAGLDSMPGGGAEIFDWEVRKEICGPKGPAEQWIDTHRLAHKMGLRSNATMLYGHIENLRHRVNHMETVRTLQDETGGFLSFIPLSFNPKDTEYESRGYTSGMDDLKTLAVARLFMDNIRHIKAYWIMSGLESAQLAQYFGADDLHGTVMEENITHMAGGIAPEDMPDYQLRNLIFESGRTPVERDSLYNELRTFTPSLVA, from the coding sequence TTTTTACAGTCAATAGAACATAAAATTGATAATGCAATTAGGCTTACCACCGATGATGCCTTAAAGCTTTATGAAACCAATGATTTAGTAGCTTTAGGCAAACTGGCCAATAAAGTACGCGAAAAAAAACACGGCTCTAAAACCTATTATATTGTGAACAAGCATATCGATTATTCCAATGTGTGCGTTCTTTCCTGCAAATTTTGCGCTTTTTACCGCCGTAAAGGTGAAGAGGGCAGTTTTGAGTATTCCATCCAAGACATTGTAAATAAGGTAAAATCGGGCGTTCCTAAAGGGATTACAGAAGTCCATATTGTGGGTGGTTTTCATCCCACGCACCCTTGGGAATTTTATACGGGCATGGTGCAGGCTATTAAAAAGGAAGCGCCGCATGTGCATGTAAAGGCTTTTACAGCTGCCGAAATTCGCTATTTTTCCAAACGCTTTAAAAAAACAGAAGAACAGGTATTAAAAGAACTGATGGTTGCAGGCCTTGATTCGATGCCTGGTGGTGGTGCCGAAATTTTTGATTGGGAAGTACGCAAAGAAATTTGCGGGCCCAAGGGGCCGGCTGAGCAATGGATTGATACGCATCGTTTAGCGCACAAGATGGGATTAAGAAGTAATGCTACAATGCTATATGGTCATATAGAAAATTTAAGACATCGCGTAAATCACATGGAAACTGTACGTACCTTACAGGATGAAACGGGCGGTTTTTTGTCGTTTATTCCTTTGTCTTTTAACCCCAAAGATACCGAATACGAAAGCCGTGGTTATACCAGCGGCATGGATGATTTAAAAACCTTGGCTGTGGCTCGCCTCTTTATGGATAATATCCGCCATATTAAAGCCTATTGGATTATGTCCGGTTTAGAATCCGCACAACTCGCCCAATATTTTGGTGCGGATGATTTGCATGGTACCGTGATGGAAGAAAATATCACACACATGGCCGGCGGCATTGCCCCCGAAGACATGCCTGATTATCAATTACGCAATCTTATTTTTGAATCGGGCCGTACTCCTGTAGAACGTGATTCGCTGTATAACGAACTGCGTACTTTTACACCTTCTTTAGTAGCTTAA